The DNA region aaagccCAATTCTCGCTGGCAATATTtaaagcccaattctcattggcaacatcaaagcccaattttcattggcaacatcaaagcccaattctcattgacaatatcaaaactcaattcttattagcaatatcaaaagcccaactTACGTTGGCACTATTAAAAGCCCAAGTTAACTACTTGacactattttatcaaaagcccaaggttattaatacttggcaaaatactatatcataattatttcaCTATTAAAAGCCCAAGCTAACTACTTGGCACTATTTTATCAAGAAGCCAGAGATTATTAACGCTtggcaaataaaaaatatcatggTATAATTATTGCTTAAATATCACTATGGCAAAAACCATGGCAATTGTCTTATGAAAGCTCCTAGGGAGTTATCTTGAAGATTATGTTCTCATATTATAAACCCATGAAATACATGGTTAGCATTTGCATCACAACATCCATAATATATACCTCCAACACTTGTGGTAAATATTCAATCCCACAAGTTTATCATTTACATTATAATGCGATTATTAGAAACCATGAACATTATTTACGATATAAAATTCATCATAGTAAATGTTACTTACAAAGGTATTTTGAAACTTGTCTTATTGTTTCAAACATTACAACTAATTGCCCAAAGGCCCATTGCaagtttctataaaaaaaacccaaaatatttaCTAATAAAAGTTCATGAGGAATGAAAACCCATGCCAACATGTGTTGTTGATGTCCATTTTGTAGGACGCATACAACCTAGCCCAAAGGAACCAGCCCATGTGAGCAATCCCAATCCAAAAGCAAGATGCAAAGGATTGAAAGTGGACAACTAGCCCTTATTCATCCGTGACCAAAGTACAGTTGAAGGCCCCTACAAGAGAACCAAGTCTTTGAGAATGAACTAGAGGCTTTCCCATTAGCTTTCTGTCACCCTCTACCTGGCGTGAATAGTGCCCGAAGGTTGTGATGTCAGCTGAAATCTAAAGGGTGATGGAACTCCATCATCTTCCTCAAGACCATACCTCCAGCGGAAAGGGAGTTGAAACCAAGTTATCCAAACCTCAACAAATTGATGTTATAAATGTCAAAAGCGTTCAAGACATGATTCATGTGccaagcccatgaatcctaaaggggaaaattgggaacatgtggtttggagggcataaaGGGATTTCCAGCAGAACCCTCTAAACTTTGACACCTAGCTTAGGGTGTTGAATCCTATTTCCTAGGGTCCAAATCTCAGTTGCAGCACTAGGATCCTTCCTTAATACTTGTCTTAATACCATTGGTTGAACACAATCTCAACATGCTTAGTATTTAATGCAAGATTACCCAAAATACTACCAATGTATGACATTGcccaaagaagcaaaacaaCCCCAAAAGCAAATCTCCCATTTTTAGGCCAAATCTAGGTTATTAATTCAGCTGTCTTGCTCCCCTGAATCAGACCTacgtttttttggattttagctAATTAATGCTTGCTCTAATCCTCtctataaaaggcaaaccactCTAGCCCCTAAAGGGAGGACTAAGCctctctaaaatattttttgtcattGACTACATTCTGCAGAAATTCAGTCCCTCTTAAGCTTTCTTTAAGCTTTCCCAAGCTCTCTTGAGCTAACTCACAACCTTTCTCAACCTATAGTCACCATAACACCAACATTCCCTACCTTGCTTACACCTTCTTACTCCATAAACGTCCCATAACTGACCATAACCAGCCTAAACTCCCTCCATGAAATTCGGCCAAGCTTCCTCTTAACCAACTTCTCATAAGCTCACACACTCACCCAACAAAAAAAGCTTCTCCTTACATACCACTCGCATTTCCCTTAAGGATCTTGGTAATCACATGCTACACTGAGTTGGGATTCCCTCTCTCCCTTCATACCATGCCAAATAGCTCCTTTTTCATCACTATGCAGCACtaatatttacttattattttactataggAGGCTATAATGTATTTGagactttttgaaattttttcttcatattgaTGTAATGATGGCTGAGAGTACTGTGGACTATATTGAACAAAGTACACAAGAATTTCCTAAAATTAAtactttattaaattaatttaataattgaatatgAATCACCCTGCCATAGGAGATAATACCGTACCACTGGAGGACTGATTTGAACTATGATGCTGTAAAAggataaataatataataaactaACAACAATAACATGTTTATTGGGCTTTATTGTTGTCTTCTTGTTAGGGTGCAACCTCTATCTCTTACTTGGGTAGGCTTACACAACACCGAAAGCCTTTGGGCTTTATTTCAAGGGTCCATCGATGAGTTTCAGCTTGGCTACCCCATATTCTATTTAAGAACATCAAAATTTTCCCTTAACAACAAGTTAGTGTATATATTTGCTAGgcttttataaaaagtaaaaaatatttaagatatatttgtattgttaggcttttatcattactatttttgttgttgtttggtttaatatttttctttatttttttgttagaatgatttgaaattttgtaatgggggtgagttttgtttttaggttttttatttgtttgagtatgaaatgataatgattgagtgtgtttgCATGTGATGTggggtgagtatatgcaaatgtaAGGTGTGTTTAATGTAAGAAGTTGTACTGGACCAACAACAAGCACCCACCAATCTGACTGGCTTTCTTATCGCTTGCCCCACATAACTCTCggtacaaccatgcaaggcaagcactTTCCAATTATATCTTCGTGGGTTGCGAAGGCCTTCCAACTGCTGCACCCACATTAGATGCACCCTATCGTCGAATTTGTCCATGAAGATTGTGTCCCCCAGTAGCgctaggatgtagcatcgtGCGTACTTATGCAGTTGATCCTCTTCAGCATTAGGCGGTAATGGATCGCCAACGGATCAACAACTTGCTTCAAAAGCCGTTTGATGAGAATCCTCTGGGCATTAAGTTGCTTTCTCTCATCATTTATAGGTCGAAAGCCAAGGAAGTCTCAGCACAcattctctcattctttctgtGTGCTCCCTGTTATAGCCTCGCCATCAACAGGAAGCCCAAGAAGAACCTCCACATCCTACAATGTGATGGTGACCTCACTATGTGGCATGTGGAAGGTGTGAGTCTCGGCCCGCCATCGCTCCACTAAGGCCGTTATCAGGCCATGGTCAATCTCTCTACCCGGGATCATGAGGAGTCCATCCAAACCAAGTGCCTTAATGATGTCAACGACTTGGTCGTCCACCATTGGCTCTCGATTGGAGAACTCTTCACTACAGCTACGGCAGGTTAGGGACCTGGATCCTGCACAAAACCGAACCATGGATTAATATATGACAGCAAGTGTGTGTACATTGTATGAATTAAATGCGTGTACATTGGTTAAATCTTTAGTGTTGTGTTTTACCTGCCCTTTTCAAATAGCTTCTGACCGATGGTTGGCCTGCAACGTCAACACCAACTCGTCAATAGGGCCAAGCTGTGCATGGTCAATCTGTCCAGTATTTGCAGCAACCATACTGCATAAGAATGATAAGCAATTAGCATGTAATAGACATTATtgcaaacaaaaacaaaaacaatctaagaaagattctcaaaaaacaaaaaccgcGTTGTATCCAATGGTTATCAGAGTAGAGACAATTAATGGCAAAATGAGGCAAAAGTTATTCAAAAATCTTGGAGCAACACACCCTTCTCTCACTTAAATCATGGACTGCACCATGAATTTGGCTTGTGAGGCCTAGTATATGAGAGGAGACAGTATTACTCCCAAAAGTACTGACTGATCATTGCTTAAAAGGACCTACTGTATGCTCTATTGCAtacattatatttataatatgtgTTAATGAATTGAATTGTAAACAATGTTTGATTAATATGAAATCTAGCTCACGAGTTAGGAATAAAGAGAGTTAGTggggtttttcatttttcaaaacaatttacCCAATGAAACATAATTAAATGATTACATGTAACATCAACAAATAGTTACACTTGATCCTGATTCCTGATTCTTGACCCCATATATACAAAAGCATTAGCAGGCTTTATTTCTACACTAACCCAGGGCTTCACCCCCAGCAATGAAAATATTTCATACAAGTCAAACACTATACACCTATAATTAAAAAGGacaacaaactaaaaaaaatgaacatcaaTTGTATACAATAATATTTTGCTTCGGTAGATTAGATTTGAACATCATTTGGTCATACTTCCATTTGTTTTGTTCATTAATAATCAATATAACAGCAAATGAACAAaactaaattgatttttttttaatacgaTTTTGAGTATGTAGGGTTAATTAAATAACATGGGAGAAATTAGTGACCAAAGTAATGACTACAATCTCACcacaaaatggaaaatttttctCGTATTTTCTTGGAAACCAAACAAAGTAACACATGAAACAAGTTCTAAAATAGTACAGTcaaatcaatcataattttggaacaaaaaccacaaacccacatgaaaaaatcacacaataagaaaaacaacagAAAATGTACTTCAAAAGTGGGTTTAGGAGAAGAAAATCACACCTGAGAGAACTGGAGAAGGTTGTGAGAGTGGAGGTGCATGAAAGTGGAGGTTGAGTGAGAGTGGAAAGGGTGCTTGAGAGTGGAGACTGAGTGAGAGTGGCTtggtgagtgagagtggagaggtGAGTGAGAAAGGCGTGAGAGTTTGGTctgtgtgagagtgagagggtgagtgagagtggagaggcgtttaattttgaaaaagccCTATatgaaatcgagtcttagagactcggttTCCAGGTGACTTCCACGTGGATTAACCACGTCACATACAAATCATCACATCATATACAAATCGATGCTTAAAGGGTCGGCTTATAAATTGAgtcttagaaactcgattttcaggtggaCCCCACGTGAAAAAAAcgcaaaattaaaaatgattagAACATGGAAACTGAGTCTTTGTCTTTTAGGCTCCATTTGTTTTGGCTTCAAACCACTTTCGGAAATGCTTTTTCGTAAAAGTGTGTATTTGGTTGTTACcgaaaatttggtcaaaataaaaatattttcagggtTGATCATAAAATAAGGCTCCCAGGTGTAAAACCATTTCCGTTcttattttcacttcaaaccatttccggGCTTCAGACgcgcaaagagagagagagagagagagagttaaggaGATCGCGTCCCAACCCCAGATGCACCGGCGAGATTGCACCCCAGCATCGGCGCCGCCTTCGCGATTGCACCGCCTTCGTGATCGCACCACCTTTGCGATCGCACCGCCTTCGCAATCGCACCGCCTTCGCAATCGCACCGCCTTCGCAATCTCGTGATCGCGCTGCCTTTGTAATCGCGCCGGTGTTGGGTTTTCGCGATCGCCCTGCCTTCGCGATCGCGTGATCACGTCGCCTTCGCGATCGTGCCGATGCTGGGTTTTCGTGATCGCATCGGTGCTAAATTTTCGTGattgcctctctctcttccttcttctctctcggattttatgattttttttttttgtgttttgtttcttttatgtttctctGTTGAGAtatgatgttatatatttttttgggagctgagaaaatgtgagaaaatgtgagcaacaagtaaaaaatgtattttctataatattttcaagattataagcaaacacctgaaaatattttccaaagtattttttaaaatgccaccaaacacttaaaaatattttcacttgaaaatattttacacttgaaaaatattttacatccaACCAAACACCGCTTTAAACTCGAGATGttgataataaatataatttcgcAACAGCGCCTATATAGCTAGACAATTGAGTTAATTGTCAATTTTGGCCCAAAAACGTTGGGCTCTTATTTCACAACTCACAGGCCCAGCAGGGTCATATCGGGCatttaaacccaaaaacaaaacaaaaaaatcttgCATGCCCTTCTTCCCCATCTTCCTCCTCACTCCTCAGATAGCAATAACATTATTGGCCTCTGTTAAATCCATTTAAAACCCTAATCACACTCTCCGACCAAATCTCCccccaatttttttgaaaaatcaattccTATTTTCTCATCTACCAAACAAAATCCCACAgatttttgcttttgctttttttgtttctttcaatCACACAAATATGCCGCCGAAGCAGCAGCAATCCAAATCGGACGTAGCGAAGAAGCAGAAAGTCGTTGAGGACAAGACCTTCGGGctcaagaacaagaacaagagcAAGAATGTCCAGAAATACGTCCAAAATCTCAAACAATCGGTCCAGCCCAAACCCGAAGCCGCCAAAGCCGCCCTTAAGgttcgcctttttttttttttttttcctttcactttAATCGATTGCTGGTTCTGTTTGGTTCTGAGTGGGAATTTTGATTTGGATTGAGCAGAAAAAGAAGGAGGAAGAGAAAGCTAAAGAGAAGGAATTGAATGATTTGTTCAAAGTTGCTGTTAGTCAGCCCAAAGTTCCAGTTGGTATGTATGTTTGAGCtattaacttttattatttttttggggtttatgtATGGAATTGTGTTTTTGTGATAGAGTAATTTGGTAAATTTGGATAGGTGTTGATCCAAAGTCTATATTATGCGAATTTTTCAAGGTGGGGCAGTGCGCCAAGGGTTTCAAATGCAAGTTCTCTCATGATTTGAATGTGCAGAGAAAGGGCGAGAAAATCGATATTTACAGTGATAAGCGTGATGAAGgtgatttttaattgaataCTGTGTTATGTATTTATTTCAGCTCttatatgattttgatttggtGGGTGTTTGTTTATTTAAGACACTATGGAGGATTGGGATCAAGAGACACTTGAGAAGGTGGTGGAGTCGAAGAAAAACGAGTATAACCAGAATAAACCGACTGAGATTGTgagttcatttttattttttaaattcttgaatGCTTTCTTTCAATACAATGTTAATGGAAGTTCTTGGTAATTTAGTTTGTATGTACATGTGTGTATGAACGTAAGTGCGTGTTTGTGTGTACTGTGTAGACTGTAGGTGAATCTAGCAGCTACATTGTGGTTGTAGCTTTGGCATGTTCCTGCTTTAGGTGGGATGTTAAAGTCACTATGTTCCGCTAGTTAGCCGAGTGCAGGTAGTGTAATGAGATTTATTGTGGAAAATTGTCTATGCCCCTTCCAGAAGGAGAAGGTTTTTGAAGTTGCATTGAAAAATTCTAAGTTCTTGGTAGTTGTTTAATAATGTTGGAGTAATGTGAATTGTTGAAGCCTATGTGAAAAATTCTGAGAGCTCAATTTTGGCAAATAGAGAGATTAACTATGATGTCTTTGTGTGGGTTGCTGCTTCATTACAAGTTGAAGGTGACACATTGGCTCTTAGTCAGAGATGGGGCTTTTGAGCGAGTGGAAACTGCCCCATGTTGGTAGAATcattaaattatacatatattgtttaaatggttatctaaatttttattttcaaaggAAGAATTacttcttaataataataacattaaaGCTCTTAGTATGTTGGCTCTTTTATGCCTTCTGTCTTGGAGCTGTTGGCTTGTTGGGAGGGATCTTTTGGTAAACAGGTTAATGGGAAGATTTGGAAGGCATTATCTGGTGAATAACAATTATCTGGTGAATAACAAGCTTCATTAGGTTGAAGTTCTTATTGCTAAAGACCCTTTTACAAATGGACTTCTTTTATGCATTATCTGGTGTCTCTGGAGGGAGATAAATGATTGTTGCTTTGATGGTGAAGAACAAGACTTGGTTAAGTTGAAGTTCTAATTGCTAAAGACCCTTTTACAAGTGGACTTCAGCCTTCAGGCGAAAGTTTTTGGATTCTtaacactttatttatttatattttgagaaaaggTTAGGAAGGATTCTGAACACTTTAGGTAGCAGGGTTTtggtgttctttatttttttaaagctattttctttttatttccccTCATTTCCTTTTATTCGAGAATACTTCCTGTGTACTAGGGTAGTGCCCCCTTTTTTGGGTCTTTCAACAAATTGAATTCTTATTACTTTAAGAAAAAACTTATATACAGGTTTGCAAATACTTTTTGGATGCTGTGGAAAAGAAACAATATGGATGGTTCTGGTCTTGCCCAAATGGTGGCAAAGAATGTCACTATAGACATGCTCTACCTCCAGgttatattttaaaatctcaaatgaAGGCACTTTTGGAGGAAGAGAGTGATAAGATTCCCATCGAGGAAGAGATTGAGAATCAGGTAACAATCATATTTGATTTGTTGGCTTTTACTTTTCCTTTTAATCTTGTGGGAACATGTTTGTTTGATTGCAGCTCCATCTGTTCTATTGTTTTCTTTGCTCTGTTTTCTATACTCAGTTCTTATAATTGTTCATCTGCAAAATTTTTAGCGTGCAAAAATAACAACCACTACTCCGATGACTCCCGACCTTTTCTTCCAATGGAAGAACAAAAAGATAGAGGAAAGAGAGGCTGGCTTAGCTGCACAGAGAGCAGACAGGGCTAAGAATGACCGCATGAGGTGTCATTCTCTATATGTTGCATTCAGTTAAATATCTCCCATTAAACTTgctattaatttaattatctgCCTGTCTTAGTGGTCGGGAGTTGTTTCTTGCGGATGCTAGCTTGTTTGTGGATGATGCTGAGGCATATGAAAAAtaccaaagagaagaagaatcTGAGGCTGCTCAACAGAAGGTAATTCtgcttcttttt from Castanea sativa cultivar Marrone di Chiusa Pesio chromosome 6, ASM4071231v1 includes:
- the LOC142640563 gene encoding zinc finger CCCH domain-containing protein 11-like, with the translated sequence MPPKQQQSKSDVAKKQKVVEDKTFGLKNKNKSKNVQKYVQNLKQSVQPKPEAAKAALKKKKEEEKAKEKELNDLFKVAVSQPKVPVGVDPKSILCEFFKVGQCAKGFKCKFSHDLNVQRKGEKIDIYSDKRDEDTMEDWDQETLEKVVESKKNEYNQNKPTEIVCKYFLDAVEKKQYGWFWSCPNGGKECHYRHALPPGYILKSQMKALLEEESDKIPIEEEIENQRAKITTTTPMTPDLFFQWKNKKIEEREAGLAAQRADRAKNDRMSGRELFLADASLFVDDAEAYEKYQREEESEAAQQKVKDDSTAGEPSTSTNTVNDSEEDPLDDDDDDDELDLDELNELEASLSKTSIQICEPGIEASS